GGCACCGCGTCGAGTCCATCATGATCAAGCAGCCACAGCACGGTCGAGGCGATCAGGTTAGCGGTGTTCTCGTAGCCGGCGAACACAATCAAGAAGGCCAGTGAGGTCAGTTCGTCCCGGCTGAGCCGGTCAGCGTCTTCCTCGATGGTGACCAGTGTGCTCAACAGGTCGTCTCCAGGATGTCGGCGTTTCTCGTCGATGAGGTTGACGACGTAGCCGTGCAGTTCCGTCACCGCCCGCCGGACCGCGTTTCGGTCCGGCGGGTAGCTCGTCAGCATGGTGTCGGTCCAGGCCCGGAGATCGGTACGACCAGCTTCCGGTACCCCCAGCAGCTCGGCGATGATCTGGACCGACAGCGGCGTGCAGTAGCCGGTGACCAGATCGGCAGTGCCGCCAGCGGCAACGAGCATGTCCAGAAGCTGATCGGCGATTCGCCGGATACCGGGACGTAGTGCGGCGACCCGCTGTGGGCTGAATGCCGGGCTGACCAGGCGGCGTAGCCGGGTGTGATCGGGTGAGTCCATGTTGAGCAGGTTCGCATCGAGGGCCGGAGGGAGCGCGAAACCAGACCAGGCGCCTCGACTGTGACAGCGGTTCAGGGCCAGACGCGGGTCGGCCAATGCCCGGGACACCGTGTCCGGATCGGTGACCAGCCATGCCAGGGAGGAATCCGGAAGCAGCACCCGATGCACGTCACCGGTCTTCCGGAGCTGGTCGTACTCCTGTCCCAGCAGTACGCCAGAACGGGGAATCGGGGTCGGATCAGTGCTCATCGGCTTTCTCCGTCGTCATGGCGGCAACTGGCGGCCAGCGGGTAGCGGTGTGGACGGCGCGGATCAGGTGGATGATCTCACGGTCCTCGTCGGGGACCGGACAGGGCCGAGCGAGTCGCCCTGACTGCGCGGGTCGTATCCCCGCCGCCAACGTCGAGTGGACTCTCGCGGCCCGCGACCAGAGATTGGTGAGGTGGTCACCGTCGAGGCCATCGGCTTCCGCCTGTCGGCGGGCCTGGTCGCTGGCCGCTCTCGCCGACATGTCAGCACGCCGGAGCCAGGCACTACATCGAGACTGTCGACAACCCCGTCCGGGGCAGCACACGTGGCTCTACGGCGCACACGACGTGGGCGGTCCGGAACGTGTCAAGGGATTGAGGCCAACGGGAGTTAAGCGGCTTGTCGTTGTGGCTCGGGCTTGTTGATCCAGACCTGTCCGGGCAGGTCGAGGATTTTGGGCAGGGGCCGGGTGGTGCCGAACCGTTCCGGGTGCGCCGTGCGGGCTGCGGCGAGGGTGTCCTCGCGGTTGGCGCGGACGGTGTGGTGACGGTCGTGGTGGACGTCGGCGGGGGTGTGTAGGCCGATCCCGGAGTGCCGGTGGGCGTGGTTGTACCAGGTCACGAAGTCGTTCATGAACGCTCGCGCCTGGGCGAGGGACGCGAATCGGTCCGGGAAGACCGGCGCGTACTTCAACGTCTTGAACCAGGCCTCGCTGTACGGGTTGTCGTTGGACACCTTCGGCCGGGAGTGCGAGCGGGTCACGTCGAGGTCTTCGAGCAGGTCAGCCACCGATTTCGACGTCATCGACGTGCCGCGGTCGGCGTGCACGACGTGCGGGACGCCATGGACACCGAACACCTCGCGCATCATCGACTCCGCGAGGGGGCCGGACTCGCGGGCGTGCACACGGGCACCGACGATGTACCGGGAGTAGATGTCGATCATCACGTAGGCGTCGTAGTAGACGCCCTTCGCAGGTCCGGCCAACTTCGTGATGTCCCAGCTGTAGACCTGCCGCGGGGCGTCAGCGACCAGCTCGGGACGCCGGCGGGCCGGGTGCCGGGCCAGCCTGCGCCGCTCGCGCGCCTGTGCGTGCTCGCGCAGAACCCGATACATAGTGGCGATCGAACCGACGTACACGCCCTGGTCCAGCAGCGCCGCGTAGATCTGGGCCGGGGCCGCGTCGACGAACTCCGCACTGTTCACCAGGCGCAGGACCTGCTCACGTTCGGCCGGGGTGAGCGCGTTCGCCGGTGTCCGCCGCACCGGCGCCGCCCGTGTCGGCCGCCGCCGGTCCCGGTCCGCGCTGGACCGGGCGATCCCGGTCAACCGCTTCGCGTCCCGCGTCGTGATCCTCGCACTGGTCAGCTCGTGATAGGCGGCCATCAGCGCCTGCCGAGCCCGAACACGTCCGGACCGTCCGGCTCGCTCCTGGAGATGTCCTCCAAGAGCTCTCGCGCTTTTCCCATGATCGTCAACGCCGTCTCGGTCCGCGCCAGCTTCGCCTGCGCCAGCTCCAGCTCACGCCGCAACCGGGCGATCTCGGCCTGCTCCGCCGACGGCCTCCCGACCGTCTCACCCGCCGGCTTGCCCTGCAACAGCCCGGCATCACGGGCCCGGCGCCACTCCGACATCAACGACGAGTACAAACCCTCACGCCGCAGGAACGCACCACCCTCACCAGCCGCGACGGCCTGCTCATACCCGGCCAGCAACTCCAACTTCTGCCCCGGCGTGAACGACCGACGTGCCCGCGGCCCGCCTGAACGCGGACCCTTCTTGCCACTCATGACCCCATCCTGGGCCGTCACGACGTCAACAGCAGCATCCAACGCTTCTCGATCCTGAACTCGCCCTGTCCGGCGGACTTGCTATGAACCGCTGGCCTCAACTCACCCTGGCAGACAGGGGTCGGCCACAGCGCGGTGGTGTCGCAGCGGCCAACGTCCCTGGGCGGGGCGGCTCGGACCGCGCCACGGGCCCCTCCCCGATTCCAGGAAACTGACACGTGGATGGCGAGGAGGCCGATTCCGGCACCTCCTCGCCACTCCACTTCAGTCAGCGCAAGTGTCCTCCTGGTACGTCACTCGACCAGGACGTTGTTGTTGCCACTGAACTCCTTGTGCTTGCCGTCCTCGTGCTTGCCGTCCTCGTGCTTGCCGTCCTCGTGCTTGCCGTCCTCGTGCTTGCCGTCCTCGTGCTTGCCGTCCTCGTGCTTGCCGTCCTCGTACTTGTGGCCGTCGTACTTGCCGTCCTCGTACTTGCCGTCCTCGTACTTGTGGCCGTCGTACTTGCCGTCCTCGTACTTGCCGTCCTCGTACTTGTGGCCGTCGTACTTGCCGTCCTCGTACTTGCCGTCCTCGTACTTGTGGCCGTCGTACTTGCCGTCCTCGTACTTGCCGTCCTCGTACTTGTGGCCGTCGTACTTGCCGTCCTCGTACTTGTGGCCGTCGTACTTGCCGTCCTCGCCCTTGTGCTCCTTGCCCTTGTGGCCGTCCTCGCCCTTGTGCTCCTTGCCCTTGTGGCCGTCCTCGCCCTTGTGCTCCTTGCCCTTGTGGCCGTCCTCGCCCTTGTGCTCCTTGCCCTTGTGGTCCTTGCCCTTGTGCTCCTTGCCCTTGTGGCCGTCCTCGCCCTTGTGCTCCTTGCCCTTGTGGTCCTTGCCCATCAGGCGCGCGAGTTCGATCTCGAAGGTCATCTTGTGCCCTTGCTCGTCCGTCTTGATGTCGAGGAAGAGGCTGGCCGCTGCCGGGTCACCCAGCTGGTTTGCCCTGGTGATCGCGGCCGTGTAGTAGTCGATCGCGCCCTGCTCCGACTCGATCGAGACCTGGAGGTTCATCTTGGGGCCGTTGACGAATCCGGCGAGGTTGGAGACCTTGCGGTAGTTCTGCACCTCCTGGTTTCCGAGTCCGGCCAGCAGCGCGCCCAGTTTCGCCATACCCGTGGAGACGGCGACCTCGGCCATGGTCTCGTACTGCCCCCACTGCCAGGCCGCCACGCCCAGCGCCGAGTCGGAGGGGGCCGTCAGCGTGCTGTAGAACGGCTCGCTGTAGTTCGGCCCCGGCGTGACCTTGAGCGGGACGTCCTTGACGGGCGGGGCGTAGGGCACCTTGCCCATGCCCTCCGCCAGGCTGCGCTCCGCCTGCGTGAGCAGGGCAGCGGCCTCGGCCTGCCACTTGGCGAGGCCACGCAGCGTCTCGTACGACTTGCGGTCCGGCGCCTCGGCCGCCCAGGCCAGGTACGCCTGCTTGGCCTGCACGGCCTGGGTGATCGCCACCCGCAGGTTGTACAGGTTGTCCTGGTTGCTGTAGATCTCCGACATCATGATCTCGGACTTGTAGTGGTCCCAGTACTCGACGTTGGCGACAGACCGCCAGACGTTGGCCAGGTTGGTGAGGCCCTTGAAGTCCGCTGCCTCGGCGTAGGAGTTGTACTGCAGGTGGGCCCAGGCCTGGGTGACGGCCGCGCCGTTCAACAGGTCGTCCACCGACCCGGCGTTGTACGCCCCGTTCGGGCTGGTGTCGAACAAGGCGGGGTACGCCGGGCATTGAGCGTTGGCGACCGG
The sequence above is a segment of the Micromonospora sp. WMMA1363 genome. Coding sequences within it:
- a CDS encoding cytochrome P450, producing MSTDPTPIPRSGVLLGQEYDQLRKTGDVHRVLLPDSSLAWLVTDPDTVSRALADPRLALNRCHSRGAWSGFALPPALDANLLNMDSPDHTRLRRLVSPAFSPQRVAALRPGIRRIADQLLDMLVAAGGTADLVTGYCTPLSVQIIAELLGVPEAGRTDLRAWTDTMLTSYPPDRNAVRRAVTELHGYVVNLIDEKRRHPGDDLLSTLVTIEEDADRLSRDELTSLAFLIVFAGYENTANLIASTVLWLLDHDGLDAVPVPEAIEEALRHAPPAPVAIRRFPVADLMIGGVTIPAGDTVLLGLAAATRGTDGNAARLAFGNGPHYCMGAALARIEAEEALTALAHRLPGLTLAVPGTQVHWRPTFRTHGPAELLVRW